Proteins from a single region of Takifugu rubripes chromosome 4, fTakRub1.2, whole genome shotgun sequence:
- the ubr2 gene encoding E3 ubiquitin-protein ligase UBR2 isoform X2, protein MAAAESDRDSPSTLSAEFLNFSAKDTSARWQLAADLQQVVYAHLAVYVPRIFCLGPSASSSSREEQREDLACQLLLLAPLEWLLLGEEPASGLALLQEKNQPSPLCGHVFKVGEPTYSCRECAADPTCVLCMQCFLGSVHKTHRYRMTTSGGGGFCDCGDSEAWKKGPYCQKHTPTAQNRDTEEDPVAQLPADLVTRAYSIFAIILKYAVDMLTWEQADKLPAGLEPPDRGDTYYCMLFNDEVHTYEQVIYTLQKAVNCSQKEAVSFATTVDRDGRKSVRYGDFQFCEQAKSVIVRNTSRQSKPLRVEVMHSSVVAHQCFALKTLSWLGQIIQYSDGLRRILCQVGLQSGPQGGSSSLVDQLMLNDSKMWKGARNIYHQLLMNSLLMDLKYKKIFAVQFAKSYERLQNDYVRDDHDREFSITDLSVQIFTVPSLARMLMVEENLMKTIIRTFVDHLRHRDLHGCFQFDRYTAQQAFKFGRVQSLIGDLKYVLISRPSDWTDQLRIKFLEGLDAFLELLKCMQGMDPVLRQVGQHIEMEPEWEAAFTLQMKLTNIISMIQDWCSTDERVLIEAYKRCLSTLSHCLSGLLDGEQPISLTLAGHSVDTFRYQVSQDKVSIHLPVCRLLAGLHVLLSRTGVTSRLPEQLPLGELSPPLLIELPLRCLVLCAQVHAGMWRRNGFSLINQIYYYHNVKCRVEMFDKDVIMLQVGASMMEPNHFLMIVLNRFELFHIFSSADCRKRYREANKDVVQQNNTLVEEMLHLIIMVIGERYVSGIGQVEPFDEVRREIIHQLSIRPMAHSELVKALPENGNKETGLEKVIDTVALFKKPGVTGRGLYELRPELNKHFNLYFHHYSRADQSKAEDTQRKLRRQNSEDSALPPPTPPPLCPLFGSLVNLLQCDVLLAVEGAVLQWAGEPSGGSWTDSMLQRVLHLVGLALLEEHQQLENSSAEDDITFNYTCKITRPGAAPSPSGSILALLESLQNAPHLEIHKDMITWILKMVSNIKTTRERTASTSAAPISQEQGPEEMVRDKDKAERKRKAEMARLRREKIMAQMSEMQKHFINENKELFQQSLEELEASTSAAACASAPSSEPSSVSQTCVGPRRMGGADRREPVTCILCQEEQEVRGQGRAMVLAAFVQRSTVLSKNRQRTLPDPERRDPLFMHPDLSLGIHTASCGHIMHASCWQRYFEAVQLKEQRRQQRLRGHTSYNVENGEFLCPLCECLSNTVIPLLPHTETPDHSVSHPSLEAWLKMSSQQIVALHAFHRTSSKGITEGAQLAVPGFCVDFTPQNLFSSSINEMITTFSLSTYKVGLNVNPNEQDQRIPVLIWSTCAYTIQSIERLLMDEEKPLFGSLPCRQDDCLSSLTRFSSACWTAVPMKTTHTHFIRLFAVLVPDSQVDNTPCILDVDMFHLLVYGVLSYSSVHCLDQSGNTVIDSAHLHLLHLITVAHLVQILLTSTTDEVCMDQDSIGSEEEELTFQLYNTLRKHLGGVLRDVTSGWQLLHCIKVGMLPFLRSAALFFHYLNSTTPPADLLVSGPVQWEALCSYLCMPSNLLQLYHSQHTVLEPLIHRWCSHPGVRQQLQGGGIIIRFPRESNRLIRLPEDYSVLINQASSFTCPRSGGDKSRAPTLCLVCGSLLCSQSYCCQTEVDGEDVGACTAHTFTCGAGLGLFLRVRECQVLFVAGKTKGCFYPPPYLDDYGETDQGLKRGNPLHLCLERYQKIERLWHQHGIAEVIGHAQEANQTLVTIDWQHL, encoded by the exons ATGGCGGCCGCAGAGTCGGACAGAGATTCACCGTCCACTTTAAGTGCTGAATTCCTGAATTTTTCAGCCAAAGACACCTCGGCG CGATGGCAGTTGGCAGCTGACCTACAACAGGTGGTGTACGCTCACCTGGCTGTTTATGTACCGAGAATCTTCTGTTTGGGCCCAAgtgcaagcagcagcagcagagaggagcagagggaggatcTGGCCTGTCAACTGCTTCTCCTGGCACCTTTGGAGTGGCTCCTTCTGGGGGAAGAGCCAGCCTCGGGACTGGCCCTCCTGCAAGAGAAGAACCAACCATCACCCTTGTGTGGACATGTGTTTAAAGTGGGCGAACCCACCTACTCTTGCAG ggagTGTGCAGCTGATCCAACTTGTGTTCTGTGCATGCAGTGTTTCTTGGGCAGCGTTCACAAAACGCATAGATACAGA ATGACCACGTCGGGAGGTGGAGGCTTTTGTGACTGTGGAGATTCTGAAGCATGGAAGAAGGGTCCTTactgtcagaaacacacaccgacAGCACAGAACAGAGACACTGAGGAG GACCCTGTAGCTCAGCTTCCCGCTGACCTGGTGACCCGTGCTTACAGTATTTTCGCCATCATCCTGAAGTACGCGGTGGACATGCTGACCTGGGAACAAGCAGACAAGCTACCTGCCGGCCTGGAGCCCCC ggacagaggagacacGTATTACTGCATGTTGTTCAATGATGAAGTCCACACTTATGAGCAGGTGATCTACACTCTGCAGAAAGCTGTCAACTGCAGCCAGAAAGAAGCTGTGAGCTTCGCCACCACCGTGGACAGAGAC GGAAGGAAGTCTGTTCGATACGGAGACTTCCAGTTCTGTGAACAGGCCAAGTCTGTCATTGTG AGGAACACCAGTCGTCAGTCGAAGCCTCTCCGGGTGGAGGTGATGCACTCATCTGTGGTTGCTCATCAGTGTTTCGCGCTTAAGACCCTCAGCTGGTTGGGACAGATCATCCAGTACTCTG ATGGTCTGCGTAGGATTCTGTGTCAGGTTGGTCTGCAGAGTGGACCTCAGGGTGGCAGCTCCTCACTGGTCGATCAGCTGATGCTCAATGACTCCAAGATGTGGAAAG GAGCAAGAAACATCTACCACCAACTGTTGATGAATAGCCTCCTCATGGACCTGAAATACAAGAAGATCTTTGCTGTTCAGTTCGCCAAG AGTTATGAGCGCTTGCAGAATGACTACGTGCGAGACGACCACGACCGTGAGTTCTCCATCACTGACCTGTCAGTACAAATATTCACCGTTCCATCCCTG GCTCGGATGCTCATGGTGGAGGAGAATTTGATGAAGACAATCATAAGGACGTTTGTCGATCATCTGCGTCACAGAGACTTGCATGGATGCTTCCAGTTTGACCGCTACACCGCCCAGCAGGCGTTTAAATTTGGACGAGTCCAGAGTCTGATTGGTGACCTGAA GTACGTCCTGATCAGTCGTCCATCTGATTGGACCGATCAGCTCAGAATCAAGTTTCTAGAAGGTCTCGATGCTTTTCTGGAGCTGCTCAAGTGTATGCAG GGGATGGACCCGGTGTTGAGGCAGGTGGGACAGCACATAGAAATGGAACCTGAGTGGGAGGCAGCATTTACTCTGCAGATGAAGCTCACTAATATCATCTCCATGATCCAGGACTGGTGCTCTACTGAT gAGCGCGTGCTGATCGAAGCTTATAAGAGGTGTCTGAGCACGCTCAGTCACTGTCTGAGTGGCCTTCTAGATGgtgagcagccaatcagcttgACTTTAGCAGGTCACAGTGTGGACACATTCAGGTACCAGGTGTCCCAAGACAAAGTGTCCATACACCTGCCTGTCTGCAGACTGTTAGCAG GGCTTCACGTCCTCCTCAGCAGGACTGGGGTCACATCTCGTCTCCCAGAACAACTCCCCCTG GGAGAactcagcccccccctcctgatTGAGCTTCCCCTTCGCTGCCTTGTGCTCTGCGcccaggtgcatgctgggatgtgGAGAAGAAATGGTTTCTCTCTGATCAATCAG atTTATTATTATCACAATGTGAAGTGCAGAGTGGAGATGTTTGACAAAGACGTCATCATGCTGCAG GTGGGGGCATCCATGATGGAACCCAACCACTTCCTGATGATTGTTCTGAATCGATTTGAACTTTTTCACATCTTCAGCTCTGCAGACTGCAGAAAAAGATACAGAGAAGCAAACAAG gatGTGGTGCAGCAGAACAACACTCTGGTAGAGGAGATGTTACACCTCATCATAATGGTTATAG GTGAGCGCTATGTGTCAGGTATTGGTCAGGTGGAACCCTTTGATGAGGTCAGAAGAGAAATAATTCATCAGCTTTCAATCAGACCGATGGCTCACAGTGAGCTAGTCAAGGCCCTTCCAGAGAAT GGTAACAAGGAGACAGGTCTGGAGAAAGTCATCGACACTGTGGCCTTATTCAA gaaaccaggtGTGACGGGTCGAGGTCTGTATGAACTACGACCTGAGTTAAACAAACACTTTAATCTGTACTTCCATCACTACAGCAGAGCCGATCAATCCAAG gCTGAGGACACTCAGAGAAAATTGAGGAGACAGAACAGTGAGGATTCAG cccTGCCCCCACCGACCCCTCCCCCACTCTGTCCTCTGTTTGGTAGCCTGGTGAACCTGCTGCAGTGTGAtgtgttgttggctgtagaggGGGCTGTGCTGCAGTGGGCAGGTGAGCCCAGTGGGGGCAGCTGGACCGACTCTATGTTGCAGAGG GTACTGCATCTGGTGGGACTAGCTCTTCTGGAAGAGCATCAACAACTGGAGAACAGCAGCGCAGAAGATGACATTACCTTTAACTACACATGCAAGATCACAC GTCCTGGTGCAGCTCCAAGTCCATCAGGCAGTATTCTGGCTCTGTTGGAGAGTCTGCAAAATGCTCCACATCTGGAAATCCACAAAGACATGATCACATGGATCCTGAAG ATGGTGTCAAATATCAAAACCACGAGAGAACGAACAGCCTCCACATCAGCCGCACCCATCAGTCAAGAACAAGGTCCAGAGGAG ATGGTGAGAGATAAAGACAAggcggagaggaagagaaaggcaGAAATGGCTCgactgaggagagagaagaTCATGGCTCAGATGTCAGAGATGCAGAAGCACTTCATCAACGAGAACAAAGAGCTGTTCCAGCAAagtctggaggagctggaggcctcTACATCTGCTGCTGCGTGTGCAAG tgCTCCCAGTTCAGAGCCATCATCTGTTTCACAGACGTGTGTAGGTCCCAGGCGGATGGGTGGAGCTGACCGGCGAGAGCCAGTGACCTGTATTCTGTgtcaggaggaacaggaggtcagaggtcaaggcaGAGCAATGGTGTTGGCAGCATTTGTCCAAAGATCAACAGTTCTGTCCAAAAACCGCCAACGCACCCTGCCTGACCCAG AACGTCGCGATCCTCTGTTCATGCACCCTGACCTGTCTCTGGGAATTCACACTGCCAGCTGTGGACACATCATGCACGCCAGCTGCTGGCAGAG GTACTTTGAGGCTGTGCAATTGAAGGAGCAAAGACGTCAGCAGCGTCTTCGTGGTCACACAAGCTACAATGTTGAAAATGGAGAGttcctgtgtcccctgtgtgaaTGTTTGAGTAACACTGTGATCCCTCTCCTACCACACACAGAGACGCCCGaccacag TGTCAGTCATCCCAGTTTGGAGGCGTGGCTTAAAATGTCCAGTCAACAGATAGTAGCACTTCATGCTTTCCACAGGACGTCCTCTAAAG GGATCACTGAGGGGGCACAGCTCGCAGTTCCTGGATTTTGTGTGGACTTCACTCCGCA gaaccttttctccagCAGCATCAATGAGATGATCACAACCTTTAGCTTGTCCACCTACAAAGTGGGACTGAATGTCAACCCCAATGAACAGGACCAGAGAATCCCAGTGCTGATCTGGTCCACCTGTGCCTACACCATCCAGAGTATAG AGCGCCTCCTAATGGATGAGGAGAAGCCATTGTTTGGAAGTTTACCTTGCCGACAG gATGACTGTCTGAGCTCCCTGACCAGGTTTAGTTCTGCCTGTTGGACTGCAGTTCCtatgaaaacaacacacacacacttcatcagATTGTTTGCAG TCCTGGTTCCAGATTCCCAGGTGGATAACACTCCGTGTATCCTCGACGTTGACATGTTTCACCTCCTG GTTTATGGCGTGTTATCCTACAGCTCGGTTCACTGTTTGGACCAGTCGGGGAATACTGTCATAGACTCCGCCCATCTCCATCTCCTACACCTGATTACCGTGGCTCATCTGGTTCAGATCCTACTCACGTCTACCACAg ATGAGGTGTGTATGGATCAGGACAGCATCggttcagaggaggaggagctcacgTTTCAGCTTTACAACACACTGAGGAAACACCTGGGCGG TGTCCTACGTGATGTCACCTCTGGGTGGCAGCTGCTTCACTGCATTAAAGTCGGCATGCTGCCCTTCCTCCGATCTGCTGCCCTCTTCTTCCACTATCTGAACTCCACCACTCCTCCTGCTGACTTGCTGG TTTCAGGTCCGGTTCAGTGGGAGGCGCTCTGCAGCTACCTGTGTATGCCCtccaacctgctgcagctgtacCACAGCCAACACACAGTGCTGGAGCCGCTCATACaccg ATGGTGTTCTCATCCAGGTGTGAGACAACAATTGCAGGGGGGTGGAATCATCATCAGGTTTCCCAGAGAGTCGAAC